In Canis lupus familiaris isolate Mischka breed German Shepherd chromosome 5, alternate assembly UU_Cfam_GSD_1.0, whole genome shotgun sequence, a genomic segment contains:
- the OR10N1 gene encoding olfactory receptor 148, with amino-acid sequence MRNHTELREFILLGIPQTAGMETVLFVIFSLIYLFTLLGNLLILTAVVSSSTLHTPMYFFLGLLSIFDMLFPSVTCPKMLFYLSGQSHAISYEGCVAQLFFYHFLGSTEGCLYSAMAYDRFVAICHPLRYMLIMRPGVCVGLVMAACLVGCLHATILTSFTFQLTYSGSNLVDYFFCDIPAVLPLACADSSLAQRVGSTNVGFLALMLWFSVCVSYTRIGIAILRIRSAEGRQKAFSTCSAHLTAILCAYGPVIIIYLQPTPNPLLGAMVQILNNIVSPMLNSLIYSLRNKEVKSSLKRVFRHLVFISLE; translated from the coding sequence ATGAGGAATCACACAGAGCTCCGTGAGTTTATTCTACTGGGAATACCTCAGACAGCGGGAATGGAGACTGTGCTATTTGTCATCTTCTCACTTATTTACCTCTTCACCTTGCTGGGCAATTTACTCATCCTTACAGCAGTTgtttcttcctctacccttcaCACCCCTATGTACTTCTTCCTGGGACTCCTATCTATTTTTGACATGTTGTTTCCATCTGTAACCTGTCCCAAGATGCTGTTCTATCTCTCTGGCCAAAGTCACGCCATTTCTTACGAGGGCTGTGTTGCACAGCTCTTTTTCTACCATTTCCTGGGGTCTACTGAAGGGTGCCTCTATTCTGCAATGGCATATGACCGCTTTGTGGCTATCTGCCACCCCCTGAGGTATATGCTCATCATGAGACCTGGGGTCTGTGTTGGCTTGGTCATGGCAGCCTGCTTGGTGGGTTGTCTTCACGCCACCATCCTGACCTCCTTCACCTTTCAGTTAACATACTCTGGCTCCAACCTGGTGGACTACTTTTTCTGTGACATTCCTGCTGTCTTACCCCTGGCCTGTGCTGACAGCTCCCTGGCCCAGAGAGTGGGCTCCACTAATGTTGGGTTTCTGGCTTTAATGCTCTGGTTCAGTGTTTGTGTCTCCTACACGCGCATTGGGATTGCCATTCTGAGAATCCGCTCGGCAGAGGGCAGGCAGAAAGCTTTCTCCACCTGCAGTGCCCACCTCACTGCAATCCTCTGTGCCTATGGTCCTGTGATCATCATCTATCTGCAGCCCACACCCAACCCCTTGCTTGGGGCTATGGTacagatattaaataatattgtGTCACCCATGCTGAACTCATTAATCTATTCCTTAAGAAACAAAGAAGTGAAAAGTTCCCTAAAAAGAGTGTTCCGCCATCTAGTatttatttctctggaataa